The Fulvia fulva chromosome 11, complete sequence genome segment TGCGATCTCTTCCATCCGTAGCACAGACGATCTCCAATGTTCTGTACCCACCCATCTTCGACGGCTCCCAAGCACAGGGCTACACAACCCAACTCGCCCGAGCCTCTGCTGCGCTTGCAGAGGCCGCGTTCACGTGTAACACTTAGTACCTCGACAAAGCTTACAAAAATGAAACCTATTCATATCTTTTCGCTGTACCGCCGGCTCTGCACGGACAGGATACGGCGTTGACGTTTTGGAATGGACCGAGTGAGGCTGTGGATGGGAGCGTTGCGGTGCCGATGCCGCAGTATATTACGCAGTTCGCGATGTATGGCAATCCAAATGAGAAGGGAGTATCGAGGATTGAAGTGTATGGGAAGGATGCGAATGTGCAGGTGCTGAAGTCGGCTGGGTTTGGATCGATGAGGGATCCGGCGGCGAATAGAAGGTGTGAGTGGTGGCAGAAGGCTTTGTATGCTCAGAGTGTATGAGAGGACATGAGAGAGTGCGGTGCGCCACATGGAGTACAACTTTTTCAATGTTGGCTATATGGTGGAACGCTTCGTGTTGACTCTCATCAGAAAGCAGTAGAACCAAGCTAACACGCTGTCGCTGGCATTCACGAAGAAGGTAGCCCTTGTCGAAGCACTTCTTCTAAACATTCATTAAGAAGATATAGGGTGACGGCACTTTCCACGAGCCACTGGCTCCACTCCGCACCTGCCCCGTTGAAGCTCCTCGGATATGCAATAGTGACATCACAAGCAGAGCTCCTGCTACACGAACAAGCAGCTCTCTTTTCCATCTCACCTGCAAAACAACACACCAAACAACTAGAATACCCCCAACGACTCCCAAAATCAAACAACCGATCTCACCGTCAACATGTTCCGCCAAGCACTCGCCCGCAATGTCCGCCTATTCAGCACCAGCCGTGTTGTGATGGAGAAGGGCCCAGTTGAGGGTGCAAAGGATGCTGCTAAGGCGGTTGACCGTACTGTCAGTGACACGCTTGTCAAGGGCATTGAGAAGGGAGGTGAGTGACAATAGTACATGGGTGGCATGGACAAGGGTTGCTGGCTCGAAGCAGATCAGGGCGACGCGCTCACTGCTTCGAGCCAACAAGTCGTTTCTATGCTGACAGCGCCATCATCTACTATTCAAGATGACCACATGCTAATATCGCTCAGAGGAAGCCGCAGCTGCCGCAAAGAAGGCTGCCGGCGTCACTGGTGAGGAAGCCAAGCAGAAGGCCTCCGAGGCAGCACAGTCCGCACACGACACCAAGGAGCAGGCAAAGGGTGCCGCGAAGACCAAGATCTGAGCTATGCGAGAGAGATGAATGAAGGATGAGCAATGAGTCTGGACAGGATCTGGACCTGAGGGCGGGGATGGTCATACCAATACGACAGCATTGAAGAAGATGTGTATCATACCTGTGGTAATTGAGAGCGTTCTGAGAGCACTATTGGTACCTCAGCCTTCCATGTTTTTCTCGAGAGACGCATTGTTCTCGTGCTTCTACACAGAGCCATGTTATCTCTCTAAATGTTGTTTCCCTCGTCTCGTTCTGAAAGCTCCTGCCACCTCGAAAAGCTCTCTCCACAATTTGCCGGCCCGCCGTTCCGAAGTGTCGACGACGTCAACTCTCGACTCCATCTTGGTTCCATCTCATCACAACATCGTCGTCGCAATGGATGCTTCTTGTGGTCACTACATCTATCTACCTGCCGTATGTGCCAAGGAGGGCGACTGCCGTGAGATCCTTCGAACGCACCAAGTGCAGCACACGGGGCAACAATGCCCGTCAATGCACCCCAAAAGAGACCTTTACCACCTATCGACAGAAGACTCTGCGGCCGTGTGGGTCACTGTCGTTATCTGATCGTTAGGCAGACTTTGCATAACTTTGAGACCACTTTTTACTACCCCGACGGCCGTGGTGTCCGCATTCTGTCTTCGAAAGTCGGCTACACGACTTAGGCAGCGGCTACGCCCGTATGCTAATCGGGTGTTGATTCCTTGTACCCACTCCTACCTTAGCACGACGACTAGTACGTCGTTTTAGTGCCTGCAGGTCGAGGTCGCAGAACGATGGACACCACTTTTCGAGCAGATCTGAAGGTAATATCACCATTTAGCTGTGGGCCACGTTTCCGCTGCTTTCCGCCTCTCTCTGCGATAGCTGGTAAAGGCCTCTTACAAAAGAGGGGTTGGTGATATCTCAGGATGCACCGTCAGTGCAGTAGGCTTCAGCCGGGATGGTCTAGTCTAGTATGACGACTATCGTGACGTCGGGATCTGTGTGGAGTATAGACCGGGCCAAGTCCTGCTTCGCTCTTTGGTCTGTGGCATACTCATTCTGCCACCATGATCGTACTGACGGCATTGTCTGCCTACCTGGCTATTGCGAGTGCTGGCTCTCCTCGACGACACCATGGCGGATACAAAGGCTCTGCTCAAGATCAACTCACAGTCTCGACCTCGTCTGGTCATGTCCATGGAAAGATCGACCCAGAGCTACCGAATGTGCGACAGTTTCTGGGTGTCCCCTTTGCACAGCCACCAGTGAAAGACTTACGCTGGAGCGCACCGCAGCCTCTTTCACAACCGGATGCGCACATCGAGGCGACTGAATTGCCTCCAAGTTGCAACCAGTTCCTTTCTAGTACACTCGGCTTTTCTACTGCCGAGATCCTGGAGTTCAATCTGCAAGGCTTGAACAAGACTGGCGCAACTTCCGAGGACTGCTTGACCGCCTCAGTTTGGGCGCCGGTCAATCAGCAGCACGGATATGGTTCTCGAAAAGGCAAGAAGGGCGAAGAAGCACTGCCTGTGTTGATTTACATCTATGGCGGCAGCTTCTCAACGGGCGGTCAAGACGTGCCCTACCAAATCCCTGCACAATGGGTCGACCGAACTCCAGATCACATAGTGGTATCGTTCAATTACAGGGTCAATATCTTCGGCTTCCCTGGGGCTGAGGGTCTGGACGATCAGAATGTCGGACTGTTAGACCAACGACTTGCTGTAGAATGGGTCAGAGAGAACATCGCAGCATTTGGTGGCGATCCTGAGCAGATGATTATCTTCGGACAGAGTGCAGGAGCAGGTAAGCGCTGAAGGGTAGAAGGCATCGTCTGTCTCAGACATGCCTGGCACCATCCGCTAAGACATTACCACGTGGTTCTCGAGTATAGCTAATACCCTTCTGTTTGGCAGCTTCCGTCGACTACTACAACCATGCATACCCTGAGAATCCTATCGTCAAAGGTCTGATTATGGAGTCTGGAACCGCACTCATTCCAATCGGAGGTGATCCGACCGGCATGAGCTTCACTTATGTCGCGACCCAGCTCGGTTACACAGGTTCTGCAAACGACTCTGCCGCTGTCCTCTCCTACATGCGCAGCCTCCCAGCCGATGAGATCGAGAATTTCGTCGCAAACCACTCCAACAGTGGTTCATCACCGGGTCTATCCTTTGGACCTACCCCAGACGAGAAGTCCGTCTTCGCCAACTACACCGAGCGAGCACTGGCGGGTCACCAAGCCAAGATCCCAGCGATCATCGGTACAAATGCACAAGATGGTGTGACCTTGGCACCATACAACCCCAACGGAACCAATCTTACTATTGCAGACGCAGCTTACCTGCGGACATTTCTCTGTCCAGCCACGCAGACCATTCACCTTCGCCAGGAGACTGGACGACTGACGTACAGCTACCGCTACGCTGGGAACTTCTCAAACATTTCGCCGAAGCCATGGATCGGAGCATATCACTCGGCTGAACTGCCGCTGCTTTTTGGTACACACCCAAACTATAGGGGAGAGAGCACGGAGCTGGAGTATCAGACTAGTTGTGCCATGCAGGATGCGTGGGTAGCGTTTGCTAAGGATCCTGAAAGTGGGCTGGAAGGTGAGAACTGGGACGTATATGAGAGGTTGGGTTCGCAGGAAGTGAGAGAATTCGGTGCAGGTGTTGCAGCTCAAGATGTTAGTGTTGCTCCACTTGAGTCTATGTGTAATGGCGCTGTTCCTGCTGAGGCAACATGAAAAGAAGGGCTGTACACGTAAGCCATCTGCAGACTTGCTGTGAGTGCTGTGGGAACAGTCCTCATTGCTACAGCACGTTTCGTCCCATTCCATACACTGACACTGTAGCTTTCAATGGCCAATGCGCTGAGTCGCTGCACGGAGTTCAGCAGTTGGTCGAGAGACGTGTGTGGCTATACAGTTCGCTGCTTACCAGTACGGGACACCATCTTCGATCGTCACGACAGGCATAATTCAAGAGCACCTGCCCGGCCCTCGAGGAGGGCGCCTTCTCGCCATCTGGGCATAATCAGAAAGTTCGCGACACTGCGTCTCATTCATCAAGTACTGTTGACCACACTGCACTATTCCTGCGCCAAAGATCATGCCTGTTGTAATCACAACGCAAAAATCGCCACAATCAACCCCAACAACGACACAGGCGAAGCACCAACGGCTGAAGCTGCACCAGTCTGCTCAGCAGCCGCAGCCGCGCTCTCACTAGCCTGCGAACTAGCAGCCGGCGTAGCTCCACCAGCAGTCGGGCCAGTAGTCGCAGCAGGTGCGCTCGCCGTGCCTGTGGTCGACATGGAGTTCGAAGCATCATCACCATCAGTATGATCATTCCCCTCGCGATGAAGGACGACTTGAGCCCCGTCAGCCGCAGCACACGTTCTACTCTGCGTCAGTATTCTATCGTTCGACCGAGCACGAGGCAGGCCACATACATCTCATCCCCATCATCACCATTAGGTTGACAGTCCTCATATCCGTCTGGAAGGTTCGTCTCATCGACGTCGGTCTCGATCTCCCAGTCGGCGCCGTCAGCTACGCAGTAGGGCGTGTCGTCGTGAGTGTGGCAGTTCGTTACTGCTGTTGGTAAGGCATTGGTCGCGGTGACTGTTGGAATGGCGAAACTAGATACAGTGCTGCCGGATACTGTGGTCTGGTCATCGTCTTGGCGCTTCTCGAGAGCTGCGGTTGTGTAGATGATACTTGCGAGGGCGCTGAGGGTGAAGAGGCGGGTGGCGACCATTGTTGCTGTTCGTCCTGAAGGTGAGTTGTGCTGCGGAATAAGAGTGGAAGTGGGAATGCAAGATGTTATAAGTTGCCGGCCTTGTGTAACATGCAGCAGCGGCGGTTACACGCGTTCCTGATTGCCATGCGACTTCTCGCGTGTCTTCGTGGCCAAGAGGGCTAGACTTGAGTGCACTGCACATTGATTGGAAGACAGGGACGGTGTACTTCCACATGTTCGTTGCCAAGGGGGTTGGCGCGGGGTGCCCAGGAGGACATTGATGGATCTTTGCCCAGCCTTGATCTGTGATAGCTCTCGAGACGAGACGACTGCGTGAAAATGAGACCAAAGTACTACAGTACCTTCTACATGACGAACATGTATAGCCTGATGAGAACTATCGCTGGGATATGAGTGCCTCAAACCTCCTCATCTTTTCTTGCCATCCACTCTCGACCGCAATCTCCCTATAGACCTGACATTCGCCGGCGCTTCATAGTCCTACCCCAGGACCTTCATTTCGGCACGACAAGCAATACCTCTTCCATTCACTGAGTCCTCACTTATCATCACCAGCCAGCCCAATCTCCCTCTTGATCAGCGCCTCCTCCAGCTTGTACTCCGCATCTCTCTTCTCCTTCTTTAGCTTAAGGATCTCCAGATTAGTCTCCAAGTCTCTCTTGCGCTTGCTTCCCACCTTTGCTCGATTGTCCTGCGGCTCGGCACCTGCGCGGACTACCTGGGGTGGAAGGACAGCTGGATGAGCAGTTGGTCTGGCACGGATGTTGAGCCCTGCTGTTGTGGGCGGGTGAGGTGGCTGAGGTGGCTGAGCTGTGGTATTACCGGCCCCGTGCTGGCGGGCGGGAAGGGGTGGTAAGGCGGCAGGTGGCGCTGGTGCGATGGGAGGGTTCACGCGCGAGGCAACTTGCTGGCGTACCTGTTGGCGCATATCGTTGAGCGTCCTCTCAGCGATGATGGCTTGCAATCTGACAGATATGTTAGACCATGCGGTAAGAGGGTTGTGCGCAACAAGGGCTCATACCTGGCCTCAGCCTCCTCCAGCTTCCGATGAACCACAGCATGCTTGTAAATCCATGACAAGAGACGATGGGCGCAGTCCTTTGGATTGGCCGGCAAACTCTGCTTACACTCCACTGGCAGACGGAAGTAAACTCCCTTGCCTGAATTGATGCCTTCGATGACCTGTACCCCCTTGTCTCTATTGGTCTTCTCCGCGGTTCCGTCCACTAGGTGTCCATAGGCAGGAGCCACACCATCACCGGTCTTGATGTGGCGCTCAAGAATGACCTTCATTGCGAGGCAGGAGGTCCTGGTGACCTCTGCCATGAGACCATTGATTGGGTCAGGTCCTGCGGTAGGGGCCGCGGAGGTCGCGGGTTGCTGGTTCGACATGGTGGTGTGGGAGACTATATGTAGTTAGTGATAGTGTGAGCGAAGTGGCATCGGACAGACTGACCGGCGGTGCAAACGATCAGGCTCTGAATGTGCCAAGTGGGGCAAGGCTATTGCTGTTGAGCCCCAGATCGTTGATGAAAGAAGGTTGAATGGATTTGGTTCCTCTCCTCGTGATGgactctatatatacgcaGAGGAGGCATGGCGGCCGCCAAGGCGCGACGTATGTCTGGCGGGAGCACGTCTGGTTGCATTGTCATACGCTGCAAGAGACGTTGCGGTGTAGCGACGCAACAACGTAACAACGTAACGACATACCGTCATGACTTAGGGCCAGATTGCTGGCTATTGTGCGTACACTCGGCCGCCGGATGAGGTCCGTCGACGGACGGTTGGAAGGCGAATTCGACTGGCATTGCTATCTGGTGGCATGAACATGTCGAACCAAGCTGGCGGGAGTTATATTGCCTGTACATGCGAATTAACATGCGGCACCGGGACCGTCGATTTACCCGTCCGCTGTGCCTTGGTACACATCATCTGCAGCCATCGAGCTGCCTACACCTCGCAATCTGCCTTGTAGTCAACCTGCCATGCCAGTTGTTGTAGACAGCCAAGTGTACTACCCTTGAGCCAACTGCCTCTTGTATCACTCACAATCCAACAGTAGCCGTTGCTTCCTCAGCTCCGCCTCGCGAACCACGAGTTTCGCGTGCTCTTTTTGTGCCAGGAGCACCGCCACCTCGGCATCAAATATGTCCCTCTTGCGCTTTCTAGCCTGCTCGACAACGTTGATACTCGGAGCCGGTAGAGACCGAATTGGTGCGGCAGCTTCTGGCTCACCGACCGGTGCCGCCGCCGACCGCGATGCCTGTGATCCAGTATTGCCAGCCTCACGCTGTGGTGAGAGAGTGTGAAGTGAAATGCCAGGCTGTGGACTAGATACTGTGGAACTAGGTTGTGGAGTAGGTGTAGGGGAGGGCGTGACTGGGTCAGTGATGTGCGGCCGGCGAGGCGCCTGTGCCGACGAAGATGATGCCTGCGAGTCGGTACCTGTCGACGGGTTTCGTGAGAAAGCAGCGACTTGCAGGATAGGCGCGGCAGCAGGTCGTGGAGTGTTGGTGGAGGCACCAGTAGTGGGTGAGGCGATTCGCGAGGTCGGTGCCGGTCCTGATGCCGAACGAGATGCGTCTGCACTGGCGTCGGCAGCCTGAGGCCCGTGGGATGCAGGCTGCGTGCCTGTGACAAGTTGCGGAGCAGATACAGAAGCCGTGGGCAGGGTGGTTTACGAGGCCAGCCCAGGTGATTGCGCCGACCCTGTTGCCCGGCGTGGTAGATCTGACCCATTGCCATCGGACTGGACCTTGGAGATCTGAGCCGACGATGAACCAGTATCCGAGAACGATGGGGTACTGTGGACTTGCCTGGGGTTGCCCGACTCGGTCGTTTGCCCAGATGCCTGGTCGTCGGGCCGCAGAGTAGCAGTGTCTTGTCCAGTAGGCTGTGTATCTGGTTGCGATTGATCATTTGCGCTATGTTGGCCGGTAGACTGGGCATTTGATCTTCTTGACGGGTCGCCGAAGGCCGGAGGCTCAAGTCGAGTACTGATAGCGTTCGCACCGCGCTATTGGACTCTCTTTGGACAGATCGAATCGCGGGCTATGTGGCCATCCCCACCGCAGCGATAGCACTGTCCATGTTCGTTGCAACGCTGACGTTCAGCCCTGCTGGCGTCGGATCGGTGGGATCTTCTATGACGTGACGACGATGAGCCATGGTGACGAGAAGCATCGCCTGAGAGTCGATCCGATGGTCGCGGGCGTGGCTCAGTCTCGTAGATTGACTTGAGCTTGTCGCATATCACGGCATGCTCATGGATCCATGACAGCATGTCGTAAGTGCAGTCCATTGGATCTTCCGTCAGCCGAGCTTCGCATTGCGGTGGAAGACAATGTTAGACACGCTTGTTACCGGTGACCATCTTGATGGCCAAGATCTTCTCGTCCCTTTTCCTCCTCTCGGGAGAACGTCCGGCGAGGCTTTCGTAGCTGTGCTTCATGCCATGTCCTAGCATGATCTGGTTCTCAAGTCTGGCCTTTTCCTGTTCGAGAGACTGACGGGTCGGAGCTTGAGCGTTGCAGTCGACGCCCTGTGGTGTATTGTGAGCCACACGCACTGCGGGTGGCTGGTCGGTCATGGTGATGCGAGAGACTGTTTGTGATCAGCAGTGTCGTGTGACGCTCCATCCGTCGAACGTACCGCTAGGCTTAAACGATTCCGTGCTGGGTACAGTAGCAGGGGAAAAGGCTGTCGATGCCGAGCCTGGCTGTTGACGGGAGATGGTCGAATGGGGCCTTCTCCTTCCTGAAATGTGTCCTCTATATACGCAGAGCTGTCCAGCAGAACGTCTAAGCCCGATGGACGTCTTGCTCAACGACTCCGTCTTGCAGTTCGTCTAACGATGGTGAGTCCATGGCGTTATCACCGAAATACCCTGGACCTAATACCTGGGCACTGTGCGGACGCATGGGCATCGGATATGATGCCGTTTGAGAGGCCATCGGGAGATTGAGCGGGCCAATGCTGTTACCCGTCGGCACATGCGGCTCGATACAAGCCACGGTATCGAGGTCGACCACAATGCGGGCAGCTTGGGCCTGGACTTGTGCACAAGGAAGACATCCACCTCCACTTCCTGGCATACCGTTTGTCGATGCGTGATAGGGCTTATGTGGCCTGAGTTTGAACGATAGAAGAGGCAGAACATGACCCAGGACCAGCGTAGCGGCTACCGTGCACCCCATTGGCACCACAGGAGCATCGTAGAGGATATTGAGGGGCGTGTAGGACCAACGCTGCTATTCGCTGGCAGACCCACCGCAGCGGTTGACCCTTGTTCATCCAAACGGTGGCCATGCGGATAGCGTTGACCTGCATCGAGCGCTCTTTGTCCGTGCGACTTGTCGGTGGTCTAGAGTTCAAACTACGTGAAGTCTGCTCGGGTTGAGGTCAGGATGAAACGATCTCCCAGCTCCATGGGTGCAATCCGAATGCACGTGGCTGACACTAGTCAATTCCAGTGCCCATTTTCAGCTCCACGCCAGACTTTTATCGCCAAGACATACCTCAGAGCGAAGCCTGCCTTGAGATACCGCCTGATACATTGCTGTCGAAGTGATAACGACGGCGACAGCGTGCTTGTAGTGTCTCGAAGCTTGACACCATGTTTCTACGAGATTAGATCAGTACTGGTAACAATTTGCCTAGCGCATCACTGTTCACAAAGGGACATGCTTACACCGACGGCCCGACCGAAAGCCTGTGTCTCATCCCATGGCCATTGGGTCGGGGACAGATGTGTGGTTCGGTGCGGACGGCTCGCGATCTATACCTGGGGAATCCAGCGTGTTGTGCTCGCAAGTGGTGGGCCCGGATCGAAGGAAGCAAACAGTCGAAGCGGGAACGCACCAAGCACGTACTCCGGAGGTGGGTTGCCAAGATTGTGTCGTTTGTATGAAGGAAGCACCAGTAAAGTCTGTGCCGGGTATTTGCATCGTGCAAGTTCCGTTCTCCGGTGTCCTCCATCTCATCGTGCGGGCGAGAACGGATTTGGGAAGTGTCCTGGAGTATGGTGCTGTTGTCTAAGGACCCGGAGGCATTTCGGCAGCCTTGAGCGAGGCGCGTTGGGCGAGGGCGAATAGCGGAAGTGGTGGAGGAATGCTGGATCTAAGAGATAAGTCTGTGACCCGTCAGCTCGAAAGATTAGCAGCTAGGTTGCAAGTGTGTTCTGGGTCAAGACTCTTGACTCCGGTACTGCTGGAACATAGGAACATGGCATTGCATTGCAGACCTGTGTTTGGTCGCAATTGGTACTCCCTGAACTCCGTGATATGTACAATGCTCTTTCCTTGCGTCTCTACTTCGTTACATTGGCCGGTGTTACTGCGTATGTCGGTCGCACGAAACTGTAGGATGTCAGCAATCCCGGGTATACTGCCATGACCCGTTCCTTTGACATACACATCCTTGTTGTATACTGGTGCAGTCTTTCCAAGCAGTTCCTGCTCCATCTTCTCCCGTGCGTAGTGCCTCCGTACTGCGTCGCGGTCCTCCTCGGCTTGTAGTAGTGGGATAAGGTAGATTCGCGACCACATTTTCTCTCGTGCAAGTTCGCTGTCACATATATCAGTCCTCATATCCGCCACTGCAAGTCCCCTTGACTGCCGTACTTGTGCTCTCTAATGCCCTGCCCGACTCTGTAGAAACCATATGTCATCACTCCCGCGACTGCCGCAAGGTACCAGGCAGGTCTGAAGCCACGGACTGGCAGATTTCGGCGGTATTGGACTGGCTCGTAGCCGCCCGTGGGCGGCATATCCTGAGGCATGACGGCGGTGTTGGGCGGGGTAGCGGTGGGTGGTGGGTGGTGGGTAGCGGGTGGTGTGGATGCGGATGTGTCCAGTGGCAGCAGTGAGGTTGGTACAGCAGAAGCAGCCAATCGGGTGCTTCCACTAGCGCAAGAATCGAGCTTGAGCTTTTTTGCATCTGCGAATTTGTCCCAGTCGAAGTCGAAGATCAGAGAGCGACGGAGCATGCGGAGGGAATAGCTGGAGAACACACGTCACAATCGACCGAACGAACACCATCAATACCGTCGCCGACATCATCACCACCACCCACCCACCATGTCGGTCGACTTCCTCCTCCACGAGTCGTCGGTGGGCTATGCCATCTTCAAGGTCAAGCTGCAGTCCGATGAGGTCGGCGCACGCACGAAAGAGGTGCAGGAGGCGCAGACAGATCTCGCCAAGTTCGGCAAGATGATCCATCTCGTCTCCTTTGCGCCATTCCAGGGGGCCAGCCAGGCGCTCGAGAACGCCAACGACGTGTCGGAGGGTATCATGAGCGACTACCTCAAGACCGTCCTCGAAGCGAATCTGCCCAAGGCCGGCAAGAAGAACAAGATCACGCTGGCTGTGGGCGACAAGAACTTGGCGGGTAGCATCAAGGCCGGCTTCACGGGACTGGAGTGCGAGACACCAGACACGAGCGAGCTGGCGGCAGATCTGCTCCGTGGCCTGCGACTGCACGCCGAGAAGCTGCTCAAGCAGTTGCAGACTGGCGACATCTCACGCGCACAGCTTGGTCTGGGTCACGCATACTCGCGGGCTAAAGTCAAGTTCAGCGTGCAGAAGAACGACAACCACATCATCCAGGCCATTGCGACCATCGACCACCTCGACAAGGCCGTCAACACTTTCTCCATGAGAGTGCGCGAATGGTACGGCTGGCACTTCCCTGAGCTTGTCAAGATCGTCAGCGAGAACCACAAGTACGCCAAGTGTGCGCTGTTCATTGGCGACAAGAAGACTCTGTCGGAAGACAGCCTGCACGAGTTGGCCGCGATTGTGGACGACGATGAGAGCACTGCACGGGCTATCATTGAAGCTGCACGAGTATCCATGGGTCAGGAAATCTCAGAGACAGACATGGAGAATGTCATGCTCTTCGCGAAGCGCACCGCAGATCTGACTGCATACCGCAAGTCGCTGGGCAACTACCTTGTTGCGAAGATGGGCGTTGTCGCACCTAACCTTGCAGCTCTCATCGGCGAGACTGTTGGTGCTCGTCTCATTTCGCACGCCGGCTCCCTCACCAACCTCGCCAAATACCCAGCATCGACCGTCCAGATCCTTGGTGCCGAGAAGGCACTTTTCCGTGCCCTCAAGACCAAGGGCAACACACCCAAGTACGGTCTCATCTACCACTCTTCGTTCATCGGCCGCGCCGGCATGAAGAACAAGGGCAGAATATCACGTTTCCTCGCCAACAAGACTTCTATCGCTTCGCGTATTGACAACTTCAGCATGCAGCCTACACGCAAGTTTGGCGAGGCACTGAAGGGGCAGGTTGAGGAGAGGTTACGATTCTACGCCGAGGGCATTAACCCAACCAAGAACGCAGATGCGATGGTATGACATAGTCAACAACTTTCACCATTCACAGCACACTGACAGTTTCACAGAAAGCCGCCATGGACGCCACCCTCGCAGGCATGGACATCGACGACCTGACCGACGCCGGCGCCGAGGACGCTCTTGCTGCACCTGGCGTGACTGGACCAGCGACCGAGCAAAAGCAGCGCAaagagaagaagaagaagaagtcgaAGTCGGAAGACGTCGAGATGGAAGACGCGCCCACGATCGACGACAAGGCCGCACGAAAAGCGGCGAAGAAGGCCAAG includes the following:
- a CDS encoding NADH dehydrogenase [ubiquinone] 1 alpha subcomplex subunit 13; this encodes MPQDMPPTGGYEPVQYRRNLPVRGFRPAWYLAAVAGVMTYGFYRVGQGIREHNELAREKMWSRIYLIPLLQAEEDRDAVRRHYAREKMEQELLGKTAPVYNKDVFVRPTYAVTPANVTK
- a CDS encoding Nucleolar protein 56 — its product is MSVDFLLHESSVGYAIFKVKLQSDEVGARTKEVQEAQTDLAKFGKMIHLVSFAPFQGASQALENANDVSEGIMSDYLKTVLEANLPKAGKKNKITLAVGDKNLAGSIKAGFTGLECETPDTSELAADLLRGLRLHAEKLLKQLQTGDISRAQLGLGHAYSRAKVKFSVQKNDNHIIQAIATIDHLDKAVNTFSMRVREWYGWHFPELVKIVSENHKYAKCALFIGDKKTLSEDSLHELAAIVDDDESTARAIIEAARVSMGQEISETDMENVMLFAKRTADLTAYRKSLGNYLVAKMGVVAPNLAALIGETVGARLISHAGSLTNLAKYPASTVQILGAEKALFRALKTKGNTPKYGLIYHSSFIGRAGMKNKGRISRFLANKTSIASRIDNFSMQPTRKFGEALKGQVEERLRFYAEGINPTKNADAMKAAMDATLAGMDIDDLTDAGAEDALAAPGVTGPATEQKQRKEKKKKKSKSEDVEMEDAPTIDDKAARKAAKKAKKLQEEAAADVDEEAVEKKLKKEKKEKRKSETLAAGEVPDEQIKKKKKKSKSE
- a CDS encoding Cholinesterase → MIVLTALSAYLAIASAGSPRRHHGGYKGSAQDQLTVSTSSGHVHGKIDPELPNVRQFLGVPFAQPPVKDLRWSAPQPLSQPDAHIEATELPPSCNQFLSSTLGFSTAEILEFNLQGLNKTGATSEDCLTASVWAPVNQQHGYGSRKGKKGEEALPVLIYIYGGSFSTGGQDVPYQIPAQWVDRTPDHIVVSFNYRVNIFGFPGAEGLDDQNVGLLDQRLAVEWVRENIAAFGGDPEQMIIFGQSAGAASVDYYNHAYPENPIVKGLIMESGTALIPIGGDPTGMSFTYVATQLGYTGSANDSAAVLSYMRSLPADEIENFVANHSNSGSSPGLSFGPTPDEKSVFANYTERALAGHQAKIPAIIGTNAQDGVTLAPYNPNGTNLTIADAAYLRTFLCPATQTIHLRQETGRLTYSYRYAGNFSNISPKPWIGAYHSAELPLLFGTHPNYRGESTELEYQTSCAMQDAWVAFAKDPESGLEGENWDVYERLGSQEVREFGAGVAAQDVSVAPLESMCNGAVPAEAT